In Tenacibaculum pacificus, a single window of DNA contains:
- a CDS encoding SDR family NAD(P)-dependent oxidoreductase translates to MLNLNNQSILITGGTGSFGKMFTKLILNRFPDVKRLVILSRDEQKHFQMAQEFSESEYPQIRYFIGDVRDAKRLESAFEDIDIVIHAAAMKHVHLAEYNPMECVKTNINGAENVIDAALKAGVKNVVALSTDKAAAPINLYGATKLASDKLFIAANNIKGKRDIKFSVVRYGNVMGSNGSVMPFFLNKKKSGATFLPITDTEMTRFNISLEDGCEMVFYAIEKAMGW, encoded by the coding sequence ATGCTAAACTTAAATAATCAATCTATTTTAATTACTGGTGGTACAGGTTCTTTTGGTAAAATGTTTACCAAATTAATTTTAAATAGATTTCCCGATGTAAAACGTCTTGTTATACTTTCTAGAGACGAACAAAAACATTTTCAAATGGCTCAAGAATTCTCTGAGTCAGAATATCCTCAAATACGCTACTTTATTGGTGATGTTAGAGATGCCAAAAGACTAGAAAGTGCTTTTGAAGATATTGATATTGTAATTCATGCAGCTGCAATGAAACATGTTCATTTAGCAGAATACAATCCTATGGAATGTGTAAAAACAAATATAAATGGTGCTGAAAATGTTATTGATGCCGCTTTAAAAGCAGGTGTTAAAAATGTTGTTGCATTATCTACAGATAAAGCTGCAGCGCCTATTAATTTATACGGAGCTACAAAATTAGCATCTGATAAATTATTTATTGCTGCTAATAATATAAAAGGTAAACGAGACATTAAATTTTCTGTTGTTAGATACGGAAATGTTATGGGGTCAAACGGTTCTGTAATGCCTTTTTTCTTAAATAAGAAAAAATCAGGTGCAACTTTTCTTCCAATTACGGATACAGAAATGACACGCTTTAACATCTCTTTAGAAGACGGTTGTGAAATGGTTTTCTATGCGATTGAAAAAGCAATGGGGTGGTGA
- a CDS encoding ABC transporter ATP-binding protein, with product MNYFKRVIKYTYPYKKYAFLNIFFNILYAIFNVLSILGFMPILGILFGQTERVTTVTEYNGIKNLSNYIQGNLNYKVSLMIENGKIEDALLFVSLITLFLFFFKNLFRYLASYFLVFLQMETVRDLRSSLYNKYVSLPLSFFSEKKKGDAISRLTADINEIQASYLTSFETLVREPLTIVLTLAYMLIISVKLTLFVFVLLPISGLIISSISKKLKATSLLVQKENGDFLSIIEETLSGLKIIKGFTAENSFSKKYKKSIDNLYTLVTSVWQRQMLASPLSEFLGTATIVAILWFGGQLVLSNESDLKPQEFFIYIGLFYLILNPAKAISTALYAIQKGNASAERFVEILDTKNPISDLDNSKEKTSFNSEIVFKNISFKYKDEYVLKDFSLTIPKGKMVALVGQSGSGKSTLANLTNRFYDVNKGEILIDGVNIKDIKIKSLRGLMGVVTQDSILFNDSVANNISLGINNATKDQIIDAAKIANAHEFIKDLPQKYDTNTGDSGNNLSGGQKQRLSIARAVLKNPPIMILDEATSALDTESEQLVQKALEKMMQNRTSLVIAHRLSTIQKADIIVVMKKGKIVEQGKHNELLTKKGEYYKLVTMQSLA from the coding sequence ATGAATTATTTTAAAAGAGTTATAAAATATACTTATCCTTATAAAAAATACGCGTTTTTAAATATATTTTTCAATATACTTTACGCTATTTTTAATGTGCTTTCTATTTTAGGTTTTATGCCTATTTTAGGTATATTATTTGGTCAAACAGAAAGAGTAACTACGGTTACAGAATATAATGGAATTAAAAATTTATCAAATTATATACAAGGAAACCTGAATTATAAAGTTTCTTTGATGATTGAAAATGGAAAAATAGAAGATGCGCTTCTTTTTGTAAGTTTAATCACTTTGTTTTTATTTTTCTTTAAAAATTTATTTCGTTATTTAGCATCATACTTCTTAGTTTTTCTTCAAATGGAAACCGTTAGAGATTTAAGAAGTAGTCTTTATAACAAATACGTATCACTTCCTTTATCTTTTTTTTCTGAGAAGAAAAAAGGGGATGCTATTTCTAGATTAACTGCTGATATTAATGAAATTCAAGCATCTTATTTAACATCTTTTGAAACCTTAGTTCGTGAGCCTTTAACAATTGTATTAACATTAGCATATATGTTAATTATCAGCGTTAAATTAACTTTATTTGTATTTGTATTATTACCTATTTCAGGTTTAATTATTTCATCAATAAGTAAAAAATTAAAAGCAACATCGCTATTAGTTCAAAAAGAAAATGGTGATTTTTTATCAATTATAGAAGAAACTTTATCTGGTTTAAAAATCATTAAAGGGTTTACTGCTGAAAATTCATTTTCAAAAAAATATAAAAAATCTATAGATAATTTATATACTTTAGTTACATCTGTATGGCAACGTCAAATGTTAGCTTCTCCTTTGAGTGAATTTCTAGGAACTGCAACTATAGTTGCTATTTTATGGTTTGGTGGACAATTGGTTCTATCTAATGAAAGTGATTTAAAACCTCAAGAATTCTTCATATATATTGGTTTATTTTATCTTATTTTAAATCCTGCAAAAGCAATTTCTACAGCATTATATGCTATTCAAAAAGGAAATGCTTCTGCTGAAAGGTTTGTTGAAATACTAGATACTAAAAACCCTATTAGTGACCTTGACAATTCAAAAGAAAAAACATCATTTAATAGTGAAATTGTATTTAAAAACATTTCTTTTAAATACAAAGATGAATACGTTTTAAAAGATTTTTCTTTAACAATACCTAAAGGAAAAATGGTTGCTTTGGTAGGTCAATCTGGTAGTGGTAAATCTACTTTAGCTAATTTGACAAATCGGTTTTATGATGTTAATAAAGGAGAGATTTTAATAGATGGAGTCAATATAAAGGACATAAAAATTAAATCATTACGTGGATTAATGGGTGTTGTTACTCAAGACTCTATTTTATTTAATGATTCGGTTGCTAATAATATTTCATTAGGTATAAATAATGCAACTAAAGATCAAATTATTGATGCTGCTAAAATTGCCAATGCACATGAATTTATAAAAGACTTACCTCAGAAGTATGATACCAATACTGGAGATAGTGGGAATAATCTTTCAGGAGGACAAAAACAACGATTATCAATTGCCCGTGCTGTTTTAAAGAACCCTCCTATTATGATTTTAGATGAAGCAACTTCTGCACTAGATACAGAAAGCGAACAATTAGTTCAAAAGGCTTTAGAGAAAATGATGCAAAACAGAACTTCTTTAGTTATCGCGCATCGTTTATCTACTATTCAAAAAGCAGATATAATTGTTGTAATGAAGAAAGGAAAAATCGTAGAGCAAGGCAAACATAATGAATTACTTACTAAAAAAGGCGAGTACTATAAACTTGTTACCATGCAATCTTTAGCATAA
- a CDS encoding glycosyltransferase family protein, which translates to MKIVIVTQARTGSTRLPNKVLKTINGKTLLEIHIERIRQSKLATQIIVATTNKEQDNLIEEEAKRMNVSYSRGSENDVLDRFYQAVKNLKPNYIVRLTSDCPLIDPELIDAVIKKAIDKKIDYCSNGINETFPDGQDIEVFTFDALEFAWNNAKLTSEREHVTPYIRNNSSFFNKKIFTAYNYSSTDLQYKDVRMTVDEPKDFKVIITLINQLGTDKGWKKYAELYLNNPEISKLNSSIERNEGYLKSLKKD; encoded by the coding sequence ATGAAAATAGTTATCGTAACACAAGCAAGAACTGGGTCTACAAGGTTGCCAAACAAAGTTTTAAAAACTATTAATGGTAAAACATTACTAGAAATTCATATAGAAAGAATACGACAAAGCAAGTTAGCTACTCAAATTATTGTAGCGACAACAAATAAAGAACAAGATAATTTAATTGAAGAAGAAGCGAAAAGAATGAATGTTTCTTATTCAAGAGGCTCAGAAAATGACGTATTAGATCGTTTTTATCAAGCTGTTAAAAACTTAAAACCTAACTACATTGTTCGTTTAACATCTGATTGCCCGTTAATTGATCCTGAATTAATTGATGCCGTAATCAAAAAAGCTATTGATAAAAAAATAGATTATTGTTCTAATGGAATTAATGAAACATTTCCTGATGGTCAGGATATAGAAGTGTTTACTTTTGATGCCTTGGAGTTTGCTTGGAATAACGCAAAATTAACATCAGAAAGAGAACATGTTACTCCTTACATCAGAAATAATTCTTCTTTCTTCAATAAAAAAATATTTACAGCTTACAATTATTCTTCAACCGATTTACAATATAAAGATGTAAGAATGACTGTTGATGAACCTAAAGATTTTAAAGTTATAATTACTTTAATTAATCAATTAGGAACTGATAAAGGCTGGAAAAAATATGCAGAATTATACTTAAATAACCCAGAAATTTCTAAATTAAACAGTTCAATAGAAAGAAATGAAGGGTATCTTAAATCCTTAAAAAAAGATTAA
- a CDS encoding phospho-sugar mutase — protein sequence MEEILNKAKLWLSESFDLATRNEIEQLISEKSDDLADRFYKNLEFGTGGMRGIVGAGTNRINKYTLGKATQGLSNYLHQIHPKKELKVAIGYDCRHDSKWLSKVVADVFSANNIKVFLFEDLRPTPELSFAVSHLGCDVGIVLTASHNPPEYNGYKVYWSDGGQIVPPEDTEIINEVNSLAFTDINFKANEELISSIGSEIDEAFWQASIKNGTFNVKGRKDLKIAFTSLHGTSIKLIPEVLKRAGYTQVHIVDEQAEPDGSFPTVKSPNPEEPEALQMAVDLANKVGADIVLGTDPDSDRIGIAVRDLEGNMKLLNGNQTVSMMTDFLINDWKNNEKLNGKQFVGSTIVSTNLVNEIASSYGVETKVGLTGFKWIAKMIKDFPELDFIGGGEESFGYMVGDFVRDKDAVTAALLACEIAADAKANNSSFYYELLNLYTRNNFYKEHLISIVKKGMDGAQKIKQMMVDLRKNPFTEMDNAKVEFLYDYQSSIKKNLITGEEVIMDIPKSNVLIYQTTDGTKMAARPSGTEPKIKFYFSVKIALDSVENAVTIEKELDTKIQRIIKELNL from the coding sequence ATGGAAGAGATTTTAAATAAAGCTAAATTATGGCTTTCTGAATCGTTTGATTTAGCAACTAGAAATGAAATTGAACAATTAATAAGCGAAAAATCTGATGATTTAGCAGATCGTTTTTATAAAAATTTAGAATTCGGTACAGGTGGAATGCGTGGAATTGTAGGTGCAGGAACAAACCGAATTAATAAATATACTTTAGGAAAAGCAACACAAGGTTTAAGTAATTATTTACATCAAATACATCCGAAGAAAGAATTAAAAGTTGCTATTGGTTATGACTGTCGTCATGATAGTAAATGGTTATCTAAAGTTGTTGCCGATGTTTTTTCTGCAAATAACATCAAGGTTTTTCTTTTTGAAGACCTACGCCCTACTCCTGAATTATCATTTGCCGTAAGTCATTTAGGTTGTGATGTTGGTATTGTTTTAACAGCTTCTCATAATCCGCCAGAATATAATGGTTACAAAGTATATTGGTCTGACGGAGGTCAAATTGTACCACCTGAAGATACTGAAATTATTAATGAAGTAAATTCGTTAGCTTTTACTGATATTAATTTTAAAGCAAATGAAGAATTAATTTCGAGCATCGGAAGTGAAATTGATGAAGCTTTTTGGCAAGCATCTATTAAAAATGGAACTTTTAATGTAAAAGGTCGTAAAGATTTAAAAATCGCTTTTACTTCTTTACACGGAACTTCTATTAAATTAATTCCTGAAGTTTTAAAACGTGCTGGTTATACGCAAGTTCACATTGTTGATGAACAAGCCGAACCAGATGGAAGTTTTCCAACGGTAAAATCTCCAAATCCTGAAGAACCTGAAGCTTTACAAATGGCTGTTGATTTAGCTAACAAAGTAGGTGCTGATATAGTTTTAGGAACAGATCCTGATTCTGATAGAATTGGTATCGCTGTTCGTGATTTAGAAGGAAACATGAAGTTATTAAACGGAAATCAGACCGTGAGTATGATGACCGATTTTTTAATTAATGATTGGAAAAACAACGAAAAATTAAACGGAAAACAATTTGTAGGTTCTACCATTGTTTCTACTAATTTGGTAAACGAAATAGCAAGTTCATACGGTGTTGAAACTAAAGTTGGTTTAACAGGTTTTAAGTGGATTGCTAAAATGATTAAAGATTTCCCTGAGCTTGATTTTATTGGCGGTGGTGAAGAAAGTTTTGGTTATATGGTTGGTGATTTTGTTCGTGATAAAGATGCTGTAACTGCTGCTTTATTAGCTTGTGAAATTGCTGCGGATGCAAAAGCAAATAACAGTTCGTTTTATTATGAATTATTAAATTTATATACTCGAAATAATTTTTATAAAGAACACTTAATTTCTATCGTTAAAAAAGGAATGGATGGCGCACAAAAAATCAAACAAATGATGGTTGATTTACGCAAGAATCCTTTTACAGAAATGGACAATGCTAAAGTGGAGTTTTTATATGATTATCAATCATCGATTAAAAAGAATTTAATTACTGGTGAAGAAGTAATTATGGATATTCCAAAATCGAATGTATTGATTTATCAAACCACCGACGGAACAAAAATGGCAGCCCGCCCAAGTGGTACAGAGCCAAAAATAAAATTTTATTTTAGTGTTAAAATAGCATTAGATTCGGTTGAGAATGCCGTTACTATCGAAAAAGAATTAGACACTAAAATTCAAAGAATTATTAAAGAATTAAATTTATAA
- the pseC gene encoding UDP-4-amino-4,6-dideoxy-N-acetyl-beta-L-altrosamine transaminase — MAFKIPYGRQNIQQDDINAVVETLQADFLTQGPKVKEFEGKFANYVGAKYALSVNNATSGLHLSVLAMGLKENERVITTPITFAASANCIRFAKAEVWFADIDPNTYLLSIDSVRKLIESKPKGFFKGIIPVDFAGLPINLEEFRELANKHDLWIIEDACHAPGGYFTDSNNKKQYCGNGNSADIGVFSFHPVKHIACGEGGMLTTNSEEIYKKLSLLRTHGITKENMEENHGGWFYEMQELGFNYRLTDFQAALGITQLAKNNAGVVRRNEISNIYKKAFSGKIKFQRLPQGTYNAHHLFVIEVDNRKELYDFLRSHNIFAQIHYIPVHKLPYYKNIGYKDADLSNAEDYYSKCISLPMFPSLTNEEQQFVIDKVLEFIH, encoded by the coding sequence ATGGCGTTTAAAATTCCTTACGGACGACAAAATATACAGCAAGATGATATTAATGCTGTAGTAGAAACATTACAAGCTGATTTTTTAACTCAAGGACCAAAAGTTAAAGAATTTGAAGGGAAATTCGCCAATTATGTGGGTGCCAAATATGCATTATCAGTAAATAATGCAACATCTGGTTTACACCTATCCGTTTTAGCGATGGGATTAAAAGAAAACGAACGTGTTATTACAACACCTATTACTTTTGCCGCTTCTGCAAATTGTATACGTTTTGCAAAAGCTGAAGTTTGGTTTGCTGATATTGATCCTAACACTTATTTATTGTCAATAGATAGTGTTCGTAAATTAATAGAAAGTAAGCCTAAAGGTTTTTTTAAAGGAATTATTCCTGTTGATTTTGCTGGATTACCTATTAATTTAGAAGAATTTAGGGAATTAGCAAACAAACATGATTTATGGATTATAGAAGATGCGTGTCATGCTCCTGGTGGATACTTTACAGATTCTAATAACAAAAAGCAATACTGTGGAAATGGAAATTCTGCTGATATAGGTGTATTTTCTTTTCACCCTGTAAAACATATTGCCTGTGGTGAAGGTGGTATGTTAACTACGAATTCTGAAGAAATTTATAAAAAATTATCATTGCTTAGAACTCATGGTATTACCAAAGAAAACATGGAAGAAAATCATGGTGGTTGGTTTTATGAAATGCAAGAATTAGGTTTTAATTATCGATTAACCGACTTTCAAGCTGCTTTAGGGATTACACAATTAGCGAAAAACAATGCAGGTGTTGTAAGAAGAAATGAAATTTCTAACATCTATAAAAAAGCATTTTCAGGAAAAATAAAATTTCAAAGGCTACCTCAAGGAACTTATAATGCGCATCATTTATTTGTTATTGAAGTTGACAACAGAAAAGAATTATATGATTTTTTAAGAAGTCATAATATTTTTGCTCAAATACATTATATACCTGTACACAAGCTACCTTACTATAAAAATATAGGGTACAAAGATGCTGATTTATCTAATGCTGAAGATTATTACTCTAAATGTATTAGTTTACCAATGTTTCCTAGTTTAACCAACGAAGAACAACAATTTGTTATCGATAAAGTTTTAGAATTTATTCATTAA
- a CDS encoding DUF4199 domain-containing protein, translating into MENQAQSRNIILTYGLIYGAVIVFINLIIFALGMTFDTTGGVINMIALVLCIIGLPIFAIKKFKTENNGFLIWGQALKIGVGIVLVGAVISIIYTHIFTGIIQPDFYEQLAEFKTGKFLDAGLTEEQIESQLAMQSKFEGTIIGDALGLLFYVFLGFVVSAIAGAIMKHTEEDQY; encoded by the coding sequence ATGGAAAATCAAGCACAAAGCAGAAACATTATTTTAACTTATGGATTAATTTATGGAGCTGTTATCGTTTTTATCAATCTAATAATTTTTGCATTAGGAATGACTTTTGATACCACAGGTGGGGTTATCAATATGATTGCGTTAGTTCTATGTATTATAGGATTACCTATTTTTGCTATTAAAAAATTTAAAACAGAAAATAATGGTTTCCTAATATGGGGGCAAGCTTTAAAAATAGGTGTTGGTATTGTTCTTGTTGGAGCTGTTATTAGTATTATATACACGCATATTTTTACTGGAATTATCCAACCTGATTTTTACGAACAACTTGCTGAATTTAAAACAGGGAAATTTTTAGATGCAGGTTTAACAGAGGAACAAATTGAAAGTCAATTAGCTATGCAATCTAAGTTTGAAGGAACAATTATTGGTGATGCATTAGGTTTGTTGTTTTATGTTTTTTTAGGTTTTGTTGTATCAGCAATAGCAGGTGCAATTATGAAACACACAGAAGAAGATCAATACTAA
- a CDS encoding CCA tRNA nucleotidyltransferase, whose translation MQDQYYKEAISAEIFQYISKAAEELKLESYVIGGFVRDFILERGTAKDIDVVAVGSGIELAKKVASLLPNKPKVQVFKTYGTAMLRFKDVEIEFVGARKESYTEDSRNPEVQSGTLQDDQNRRDFTINALALSLNKNTFGLLLDPFDGISDLEAKIIKTPLDPDITYSDDPLRMMRAIRFASQLNFVIEQESLSAIAKNAKRIDIITKERIIVELNKILASDKPSIGFLLLEETGLLERIIPELIALKGVEEVEGQKHKDNFYHTLEVVDNIAKNTEDVWLRWAALLHDIGKAPTKRYHKKQGWTFHAYEFVGSKMVFKLFKRLKMPLNNKMKFVQKMVMLSSRPIVLASDVTDSAVRRLVFDAGDDVDSLMTLCEADITTKNPKKFSRYHKNFELVREKIKEVEERDKVRNFQPPITGEEIMKAFNLTPRREIGQIKEAIKEAILEGEIPNEHKACFDFMISKGKKLGLEVT comes from the coding sequence ATGCAAGATCAATACTATAAAGAGGCAATTTCTGCCGAAATATTTCAATATATAAGTAAAGCAGCTGAAGAATTAAAACTAGAAAGTTATGTGATTGGTGGCTTTGTTCGCGACTTTATTTTAGAACGAGGCACCGCTAAAGATATCGATGTAGTTGCTGTTGGTAGTGGTATCGAATTAGCAAAAAAAGTAGCTTCTTTATTGCCAAATAAACCAAAGGTTCAAGTTTTTAAAACATATGGGACAGCAATGTTGCGTTTTAAAGATGTTGAAATAGAGTTTGTTGGGGCGCGTAAAGAATCTTATACGGAAGATAGTAGGAATCCAGAAGTGCAATCTGGTACGTTACAAGATGATCAAAACAGACGTGATTTTACCATAAACGCATTAGCTTTAAGTTTAAATAAAAACACCTTCGGATTATTGTTAGATCCTTTTGATGGTATTTCTGATTTAGAAGCTAAAATAATTAAAACTCCGTTAGATCCTGATATTACCTATTCTGATGACCCATTACGTATGATGCGTGCCATTCGTTTTGCATCTCAATTAAATTTTGTTATTGAGCAAGAGTCGTTAAGTGCTATTGCTAAAAATGCAAAACGTATTGATATTATCACCAAAGAAAGAATAATTGTAGAATTAAATAAAATATTAGCTTCTGATAAACCTTCTATTGGATTTTTATTATTAGAAGAAACAGGTTTGTTAGAACGTATTATTCCTGAATTGATTGCTTTAAAAGGAGTAGAGGAAGTTGAGGGGCAAAAACATAAAGATAATTTTTATCATACTTTAGAAGTTGTTGATAATATTGCTAAAAACACTGAAGATGTTTGGTTACGTTGGGCAGCTTTATTGCATGATATTGGAAAAGCTCCAACAAAACGTTATCATAAAAAACAAGGTTGGACATTTCACGCATACGAATTTGTAGGTTCTAAAATGGTTTTTAAACTATTTAAGCGTTTAAAAATGCCATTGAATAATAAAATGAAATTTGTTCAAAAAATGGTAATGTTAAGCTCTAGACCAATTGTTTTAGCTAGCGATGTAACAGATTCAGCAGTGCGTAGGTTGGTTTTTGATGCGGGTGATGATGTCGATTCATTAATGACTTTATGTGAAGCTGATATAACTACTAAAAACCCTAAGAAGTTTAGTCGTTATCATAAAAATTTCGAACTTGTTCGTGAAAAAATTAAAGAAGTTGAAGAGCGAGATAAAGTTCGTAATTTTCAGCCACCAATTACTGGAGAAGAAATTATGAAAGCGTTTAATTTAACACCACGTAGAGAAATTGGGCAAATAAAAGAAGCTATAAAAGAAGCAATTTTAGAAGGTGAAATTCCTAATGAACATAAAGCTTGTTTTGATTTTATGATATCAAAAGGAAAGAAATTAGGATTAGAAGTTACTTAA
- a CDS encoding glycosyltransferase family 2 protein, with translation MNISVVIPLLNEEESLLELHNWIAKVMQSNNYLYEIIFIDDGSYDTSWLVIEQLSEENSAVKGIRFQKNYGKSQALDAGFGLAKGNVVITMDADLQDSPDEIPGLYDLIITENLDLVSGWKKKRYDNVITKNIPSKLFNWAARKTSGLKLNDFNCGLKAYKNEVIKTVKVSGEMHRYIPVLAKNEGFNNIGEKVVQHQARKYGVTKFGIDRFINGFLDLITISFLSKFGKRPMHFFGLWGSLMFLFGLLSAFIIGSLKIYHLFSGVKAILVTNNPLFYIALTSMILGTLLFLAGFLGELIIKSNPQQKHYTIKEKLNF, from the coding sequence ATGAATATATCGGTAGTTATACCTCTTCTTAATGAAGAAGAATCTTTACTAGAATTACACAATTGGATTGCAAAGGTTATGCAATCCAATAATTATTTATATGAAATTATTTTTATTGATGATGGTAGCTACGATACTTCTTGGCTAGTAATTGAGCAATTATCCGAAGAAAATAGCGCTGTAAAAGGAATTCGTTTTCAAAAAAACTACGGGAAATCGCAAGCTTTAGATGCTGGTTTTGGTTTAGCTAAAGGAAATGTAGTTATTACAATGGATGCCGATTTACAAGACAGTCCTGATGAAATCCCTGGTTTATATGATTTAATAATTACTGAAAACCTCGATTTAGTTTCTGGATGGAAAAAGAAACGTTACGATAATGTAATTACCAAAAATATTCCTTCTAAATTATTTAATTGGGCAGCCAGAAAAACATCTGGATTAAAATTAAACGATTTCAACTGCGGATTAAAAGCTTATAAAAATGAAGTAATTAAAACTGTAAAAGTTAGTGGCGAAATGCATCGTTATATTCCTGTTTTAGCGAAAAACGAAGGTTTTAATAATATTGGCGAAAAAGTAGTACAGCATCAAGCACGTAAATACGGAGTTACTAAATTTGGAATCGACCGCTTTATAAATGGTTTTTTAGATTTAATTACGATTTCTTTTTTATCTAAATTCGGAAAACGTCCAATGCACTTTTTTGGACTTTGGGGAAGTTTAATGTTTTTATTCGGACTTTTATCAGCATTTATTATTGGTTCACTAAAAATTTATCACTTATTTTCAGGTGTAAAAGCTATTTTGGTTACTAATAATCCATTATTTTACATCGCTTTAACATCGATGATTTTAGGAACACTTTTATTTTTAGCTGGCTTTTTAGGTGAATTAATTATCAAAAGTAATCCGCAGCAAAAACACTATACAATTAAAGAAAAATTGAATTTTTAA
- a CDS encoding aldo/keto reductase yields the protein MIKNKLILGTVQFGLNYGINNSVGKPSTENIKAILNLAFNNGIELLDTAEAYGNSQERIGEYHQNSTHKFQVITKFSSVVKGLSLNIKERVFQNIKTLQIDSLYGYMFHSFSDFENYYPSFEKELISLKKDGVITKIGVSLYSNEEFEKVLEYENISLVQLPFNLLDNEIKRNKILSKAKNKGIEIHTRSAFLQGLFFKQANDLNKNLKPLSSPINKLQNLCSEDYKINDLALNYVYSQKNISKVLIGVDTIEQLKSNLESINKSISKEQLKVINTINIKETDLLNPSNWNL from the coding sequence TTGATTAAAAATAAATTAATATTAGGCACTGTTCAGTTTGGTTTAAATTACGGAATTAATAATTCTGTAGGAAAACCATCAACAGAAAATATTAAGGCTATTTTAAATTTAGCTTTCAATAATGGAATAGAACTATTAGATACAGCTGAAGCTTATGGTAATTCACAAGAAAGAATTGGTGAATATCACCAAAACTCAACTCATAAATTTCAAGTAATTACGAAGTTTAGTTCAGTTGTAAAAGGTTTATCATTAAATATCAAAGAAAGAGTTTTTCAAAATATTAAAACATTACAAATAGATAGTTTGTATGGTTATATGTTTCATTCTTTTTCTGACTTTGAAAATTATTATCCATCTTTTGAAAAAGAATTAATTTCTTTAAAAAAAGATGGGGTTATAACAAAAATAGGGGTTTCTCTTTATAGTAATGAAGAGTTTGAAAAGGTTTTAGAATACGAGAACATCAGTTTAGTTCAATTACCTTTTAACTTACTTGACAATGAAATAAAAAGAAATAAAATTTTATCTAAAGCTAAAAATAAAGGTATTGAAATTCATACACGATCGGCATTTTTACAAGGATTATTTTTTAAACAAGCTAATGATTTAAATAAAAATCTTAAACCATTAAGTAGTCCTATCAATAAATTACAAAACCTTTGTTCTGAAGATTATAAAATAAATGATTTGGCTTTAAATTATGTATATAGTCAAAAAAATATTAGTAAAGTATTAATTGGGGTAGATACTATTGAACAATTAAAATCAAACTTAGAATCTATCAATAAATCAATATCAAAAGAACAACTTAAAGTTATTAATACTATTAATATTAAAGAAACTGATTTATTAAACCCTTCAAATTGGAACTTATGA
- a CDS encoding polysaccharide biosynthesis protein yields the protein MKKQWGGEVFVPKIPSYNIIDVATAIAPELEQKEVGIRPGEKLHEEMITSSDSFTTVDLGKYYAILPQSSPYSTYTIEDYKKAFNGITVPKGFSYNSNNNTEWETVASLRALVKKHVDPNFEI from the coding sequence TTGAAAAAGCAATGGGGTGGTGAAGTTTTTGTTCCTAAAATACCTTCTTATAACATTATAGATGTAGCAACTGCTATTGCTCCAGAACTAGAGCAAAAAGAAGTAGGAATACGCCCTGGTGAAAAACTTCATGAAGAAATGATTACTTCTTCAGACTCTTTTACAACAGTAGACTTAGGGAAATATTACGCTATATTACCTCAAAGCTCGCCATATTCTACGTATACAATAGAAGATTATAAAAAAGCTTTTAACGGAATTACAGTTCCTAAAGGTTTTTCTTATAACTCTAATAATAATACTGAATGGGAAACTGTAGCTAGTTTACGAGCATTAGTTAAAAAGCATGTAGATCCAAATTTTGAAATATAA